From Solea solea chromosome 20, fSolSol10.1, whole genome shotgun sequence, one genomic window encodes:
- the cart4 gene encoding cocaine- and amphetamine-regulated transcript 4, translating to MFMTMEKVRTMVFLSVCLSVMTSLCQGQRSPYNNQLDETNLGLTTRELVEALQSALGDSDTLSLSVEKKASVIPRCDVGERCAMKHGPRIGRLCDCLRGTACNTFFLRCY from the exons atgttcatgACGATGGAAAAAGTTCGCACCATGGTttttctgtccgtctgtctgtctgtgatgacatcactctgtcagggtcaaaggtcaccttACAACAATCAGCTGGACGAGACCAACCTCGGACTGACAACCAGAGAGCTG gtggaGGCGCTGCAGAGCGCTCTTGGTGACTCTGACACACTCAGTCTCTCTGTGGAGAAGAAAGCGAGCGTCATCCCGAGG tgtgacgtTGGCGAACGATGTGCGATGAAACATGGACCTCGTATCGGTCGACTGTGCGACTGTTTGAGAGGAACAGCCTGTAACACCTTCTTCCTGCGCTGctattga